A genome region from Gossypium hirsutum isolate 1008001.06 chromosome A04, Gossypium_hirsutum_v2.1, whole genome shotgun sequence includes the following:
- the LOC107887378 gene encoding uncharacterized protein: protein MGDSLLTALLMENHHPSTLLSMDSSASSHDELDLEMNRQTVLSRPPDINLPLSAERCPPPQPWNSDQCDILDVGLSSQAFEIESYLAAPKAERKFAKRVDSIWGAWLFFSFYFKPALNDKSKGKIIRDSNGVSGFDKSDLKLDIFMVQHDMENMYMWVFKERPENALGKMQLRSYMNGHSRQGERPFPFSVDKGFVRSHRMQRKQYRGLSNPQCLHGIEVVPAPNLMALSEEDRKRWMELTGRDLNFTVPPEASDFSSWRNLPNTDFELERPVPPPSIKSVSNSHSKKLLNGSGLNLCSQPSSHSNGDGMDLTLVSNKRRKELFRHRNNDDCYLPAIPPSDRNPDMEIHPSESHWLKDFSGIMKNVHGPVTAAKTIYEDEAGYLIIITLPFVDLQRVKVSWRNTLTHGIIKISCVSTSGMPFIKRHDRTFKLTDPASEHCSPGEFVREIPLSTRIPEDANIEAYHDGPGSVLEIMVPKLRVVPEEHEVLVCLRPKLIGSDLMLT, encoded by the coding sequence ATGGGAGATTCTTTGCTCACAGCCTTGTTAATGGAAAATCATCACCCTTCCACCCTCTTATCTATGGATTCAAGTGCTTCTTCTCATgatgaattggatttggaaatgaATAGGCAAACTGTTCTTTCTCGGCCGCCTGATATCAATTTGCCTCTCTCCGCCGAGCGTTGCCCTCCCCCACAGCCATGGAATTCAGACCAGTGTGATATTTTGGATGTTGGGCTCAGTTCACAAGCATTTGAGATTGAGAGCTACCTTGCTGCACCCAAAGCGGAACGAAAGTTTGCCAAGCGGGTAGACAGCATATGGGGTGCTTGGTTATTCTTTAGCTTTTACTTTAAGCCTGCTTTGAATGACAAATCAAAGGGCAAGATTATTCGCGATAGCAACGGTGTTTCTGGTTTTGACAAATCAGATCTGAAGTTGGATATTTTTATGGTTCAACACGATATGGAGAATATGTACATGTGGGTTTTCAAGGAGAGACCCGAGAATGCTCTGGGTAAGATGCAACTCAGAAGCTACATGAATGGCCATTCTCGCCAAGGAGAGCGTCCATTTCCGTTTAGTGTGGATAAAGGATTTGTCCGTTCACACAGGATGCAACGGAAGCAATACAGAGGATTGTCAAACCCCCAATGTCTACATGGGATTGAGGTTGTTCCAGCACCAAATCTCATGGCTCTGAGTGAGGAAGACCGGAAAAGGTGGATGGAGCTTACTGGAAGGGATTTAAACTTTACAGTTCCACCTGAAGCGAGCGATTTTAGTTCATGGAGGAACCTTCCAAACACAGATTTTGAGCTAGAGAGGCCTGTTCCTCCTCCTTCAATAAAGAGTGTTTCAAATTCTCACTCAAAAAAACTTCTTAATGGATCTGGGCTGAATTTGTGTAGTCAACCATCTAGCCATAGCAATGGAGATGGGATGGACTTAACACTTGTTAGCAACAAAAGGAGGAAAGAACTTTTTCGGCATAGAAACAATGATGATTGCTATTTGCCTGCCATTCCTCCATCTGACCGAAATCCGGATATGGAAATTCATCCCAGTGAGTCACACTGGTTAAAAGACTTCAGCGGGATAATGAAAAATGTGCATGGGCCCGTGACCGCTGCGAAAACTATCTACGAAGATGAAGCAGGTTACCTGATCATTATCACCTTGCCGTTTGTCGATCTTCAGAGGGTCAAAGTCTCTTGGAGGAATACTCTCACTCATGGTATCATAAAGATATCTTGTGTTAGCACATCTGGCATGCCTTTCATCAAGAGACATGATAGGACCTTCAAATTAACAGATCCTGCTTCTGAGCATTGCTCTCCTGGGGAGTTTGTTAGAGAGATCCCActgtcaactcgaatacctgaaGACGCCAACATAGAAGCGTATCATGATGGACCAGGATCTGTCCTTGAGATTATGGTGCCCAAACTGCGAGTGGTACCTGAAGAACACGAAGTACTTGTCTGCCTCCGGCCTAAGCTTATTGGGAGTGATCTCATGTTGACATGA